A single Natranaerobius thermophilus JW/NM-WN-LF DNA region contains:
- a CDS encoding FAD binding domain-containing protein: MILSEFDYLAPKSLSEALNILDKADNEPCLLAGGTDVMIHLKEEEIKPQQVINLKQIPELNFIKEENGYIKIGAMTTFSTIEKSNLIQDRAKALAKACGEVGSPQIRNTGTVGGNIVNASPAADSVPALMALDAKVVLANKEGERELALDEFLCGINQTVIKPNEILTHIYFKTPKIDSISEFEKLGRRKALAIARLSVGFYAEVEPENKVLQDVRISLGAVAKNPFRAVEAEEYLKGKKLNEDVITETVEKISEIAAVTLGNRSSAPFKRESIKGVAKKALIKAMDSADKI, from the coding sequence ATGATATTATCCGAGTTTGATTATTTAGCTCCCAAGTCACTGTCAGAAGCTCTTAATATACTAGATAAAGCTGACAATGAGCCATGTCTTTTGGCAGGTGGCACAGATGTGATGATTCACTTAAAGGAAGAAGAAATAAAGCCTCAACAAGTGATTAATTTAAAGCAAATTCCCGAGCTTAATTTTATTAAAGAAGAAAACGGTTATATTAAGATCGGTGCCATGACTACTTTTAGTACAATTGAAAAATCAAATCTAATTCAAGATAGAGCCAAAGCACTAGCAAAGGCTTGTGGAGAAGTGGGGTCACCGCAAATCAGAAATACAGGCACTGTTGGCGGAAATATAGTTAATGCTTCTCCCGCTGCTGATTCTGTGCCAGCACTTATGGCTTTAGATGCCAAGGTGGTTTTGGCTAACAAAGAAGGTGAAAGAGAATTAGCTTTAGATGAGTTTTTATGCGGTATTAATCAAACTGTGATAAAGCCCAATGAAATACTCACTCACATTTATTTTAAGACACCTAAGATTGATAGCATTAGTGAATTTGAAAAGCTAGGTCGTCGTAAGGCCTTGGCTATAGCCAGATTAAGTGTAGGTTTTTACGCTGAAGTTGAACCTGAGAACAAAGTTTTACAGGATGTAAGGATTTCACTGGGAGCAGTAGCTAAAAATCCTTTTAGAGCAGTGGAAGCGGAAGAATATTTAAAAGGTAAAAAGTTAAATGAAGATGTTATCACTGAAACAGTAGAGAAAATTTCTGAAATAGCTGCAGTAACTTTAGGTAACAGATCTTCAGCTCCTTTTAAACGAGAAAGTATCAAAGGAGTTGCTAAAAAAGCTTTAATTAAGGCCATGGATTCGGCAGACAAAATTTAA
- a CDS encoding isocitrate lyase/PEP mutase family protein, whose product MNNTTKLKELINKNEILMAPGAHDALTARVIEQAGFNAVYMTGYGQAASVLGKPDVGLLTMTEMLDRANKIVNAVNVPVIADADTGFGNAINVIRTVEEYEKAGVAAIQLEDQVMPKKCGHMVGRQIVSQDEMVGKIEAAISARKNKDFQIIARTDARTTYGLEEALKRADAYVKAGADIIFLESPESMDEMQTINEKVEAPTLANMVEGGRTPTLKADKLEELGFNLVIYPTASTYVTAKAMSELMSTLKTEGSTESFESEMLLFEQFNELIGLKEIKDLEGKFVRGQ is encoded by the coding sequence ATGAACAATACAACTAAATTAAAAGAATTAATTAATAAAAACGAAATTTTAATGGCACCAGGAGCTCATGATGCGCTAACAGCTCGAGTTATCGAACAAGCAGGCTTTAATGCTGTATATATGACAGGTTATGGACAAGCCGCAAGTGTCCTGGGAAAGCCCGATGTAGGATTGTTAACTATGACGGAAATGCTTGATAGAGCAAATAAAATTGTCAATGCCGTGAATGTGCCAGTAATTGCTGATGCTGATACCGGGTTTGGTAATGCCATCAATGTAATCCGAACTGTAGAGGAATACGAGAAGGCCGGAGTTGCGGCCATTCAGTTAGAAGACCAAGTCATGCCCAAAAAGTGCGGCCATATGGTGGGGAGACAAATTGTTTCTCAAGATGAAATGGTAGGGAAAATAGAAGCTGCCATCTCCGCTAGGAAAAATAAAGATTTTCAGATAATAGCCAGAACTGATGCCAGAACAACTTATGGATTAGAAGAAGCTTTAAAAAGAGCAGATGCTTATGTTAAAGCCGGGGCAGATATAATTTTCTTGGAATCCCCGGAGAGCATGGATGAGATGCAGACTATTAATGAAAAAGTTGAAGCACCTACCCTGGCTAATATGGTAGAAGGTGGAAGAACACCAACATTGAAAGCAGATAAACTTGAAGAACTAGGCTTTAACTTGGTTATTTATCCAACAGCTTCAACCTATGTAACAGCAAAGGCCATGTCCGAACTAATGAGTACTTTGAAAACAGAAGGTTCCACAGAATCTTTTGAAAGTGAAATGTTACTTTTTGAACAATTTAACGAATTAATTGGACTTAAAGAGATCAAAGACTTAGAAGGAAAATTTGTCAGAGGCCAGTAA
- a CDS encoding glutamate mutase L, producing MSVFDYLVIDIGSTFLKQRLFKDSSLVATTQLPTTLKDVYQGYQSGKQKLQNDLAVDEIDPKNFLATSSAAGGLRMVAMGYMSRVTAKASKEVAMNAGAKILEVISHEDTPEYRLEILKEINPDIILLAGGTDSGDETSLIENAEIIVESDVNSLVIIAGNIKAQKKAAQILEDGGVNYTRVSNIMPTIHELKVTEARDAIHREFIKQITEAKGSDQLVKELSTSQIVPTPGAVLLGAELLAKGTYKDEGLGGVVVVDLGGATTDVHSILPELEELEDEEKGLVVSNEKQEAYRTVEGNLGLRVSALGVIETMHPKNILSKSNLDPNEYEEGFRNYCNYIEENTNHVATNEQEELFDSLLAETAVEVALKRHAGYISKEADPVMGIVPGTPIGRDLRKVKKVIAVGGYFSHRSPEQGEEIINNVIQNPGISLLPTEPEIIIDEKYLLFAAGVISRVDEDYAFQILKQAYQL from the coding sequence ATGAGTGTATTTGATTACCTGGTAATTGATATTGGAAGTACTTTTTTAAAACAAAGGCTTTTTAAGGACAGTTCATTAGTGGCAACAACTCAACTTCCAACTACCTTAAAAGATGTATACCAGGGTTATCAGTCAGGAAAGCAAAAACTGCAAAATGACCTAGCTGTCGATGAAATTGATCCCAAAAACTTTTTAGCCACCAGTAGTGCAGCCGGAGGACTGAGGATGGTAGCCATGGGATACATGTCCAGAGTAACTGCCAAGGCCAGTAAGGAAGTGGCAATGAATGCAGGTGCGAAGATTTTGGAAGTCATCTCCCATGAAGACACGCCTGAGTACCGGCTGGAAATCCTAAAGGAAATTAATCCTGACATTATTTTACTGGCTGGTGGGACCGATTCTGGTGATGAAACATCTTTGATTGAAAATGCTGAGATAATTGTGGAAAGTGATGTAAACAGTCTTGTTATTATAGCCGGAAATATCAAAGCACAAAAAAAGGCCGCCCAGATCCTTGAAGATGGTGGAGTGAACTACACTCGAGTCAGTAATATTATGCCTACTATTCATGAACTCAAGGTTACAGAAGCAAGAGATGCCATTCACAGGGAATTTATTAAACAGATTACTGAAGCCAAAGGCTCTGATCAACTAGTTAAAGAGTTAAGTACCTCTCAGATTGTCCCTACTCCAGGTGCGGTACTTTTAGGGGCCGAGCTCTTAGCCAAAGGTACTTACAAGGACGAAGGACTCGGAGGTGTGGTAGTGGTTGACCTGGGCGGCGCCACTACTGATGTTCACTCCATTTTACCCGAATTAGAAGAATTAGAGGATGAAGAAAAAGGCTTGGTAGTCAGTAATGAAAAACAAGAAGCATATCGAACTGTTGAAGGTAACTTAGGATTAAGGGTTAGTGCCCTGGGAGTAATAGAAACAATGCATCCCAAAAATATTTTATCAAAAAGCAACTTAGATCCTAATGAGTATGAAGAGGGATTCAGAAACTATTGCAACTATATTGAGGAAAACACAAATCACGTAGCTACCAACGAACAAGAGGAATTATTTGACTCGTTGTTGGCAGAAACAGCGGTAGAAGTAGCTTTAAAAAGACACGCTGGATATATATCTAAAGAGGCAGACCCAGTTATGGGCATAGTCCCCGGAACGCCAATAGGCAGGGATTTAAGAAAGGTTAAAAAAGTAATAGCCGTCGGTGGGTATTTCTCCCACAGATCCCCGGAACAAGGTGAGGAAATTATAAATAATGTCATTCAAAATCCTGGGATTTCTCTACTACCTACTGAACCAGAAATCATAATTGATGAAAAGTACCTGCTGTTTGCAGCCGGAGTTATTAGTAGAGTCGATGAAGATTACGCCTTTCAGATATTGAAACAGGCATATCAATTGTAA
- a CDS encoding 2-methylaconitate cis-trans isomerase PrpF family protein — protein sequence MDQEKVPTTIMRGGTSKAIFLKDKDLPTNQEERDNLILRIFGSPDPRQIDGLGGADPLTSKLAIIGPPTREDADIDYTFGQVSYTAAKIDYSGNCGNVSSAVGPFAIDKGYVQAEEPYTTVRVHNTNTNKILIEKVPVVDGLSKVIGDYQIDGVPGQGAPISIDFSDTAGAKTGELLPTGEEVNKISTESCGEIEASLVDAGNPMVFVRAEDLGLRGNETPEEIDNNEEALKTLEEIRGKAAVMMGIETDWKQAEQNNPAFPMVAFVSPASDSQQESGIDFNSRLMFMQVMHKTYAGTGTICTGSAAMIKGTIVNQVMSSKKDQDEATIKIGHPAGFIEIEVRVDEDEQNGNWILNKAAINRTARRIMDGNCYIPKEG from the coding sequence GTGGATCAGGAAAAAGTCCCAACAACTATTATGAGAGGCGGCACGAGTAAAGCCATTTTTCTTAAGGATAAAGATCTTCCGACAAATCAGGAAGAAAGAGATAATTTGATTCTAAGAATTTTTGGAAGCCCCGATCCAAGGCAAATTGATGGCCTTGGGGGGGCAGACCCTCTAACAAGTAAACTTGCAATTATTGGACCACCCACTAGAGAAGATGCTGATATTGATTATACTTTTGGGCAAGTTTCATATACTGCTGCCAAAATTGATTATTCCGGTAATTGCGGGAATGTATCCTCAGCTGTAGGACCGTTTGCAATAGATAAAGGTTATGTCCAAGCTGAAGAACCATATACTACTGTGAGAGTTCATAACACAAATACTAACAAGATTTTGATTGAGAAAGTACCTGTTGTAGATGGCTTATCCAAAGTAATTGGTGATTATCAAATTGATGGTGTTCCTGGGCAAGGTGCTCCAATATCTATAGACTTTTCCGATACTGCCGGTGCAAAAACAGGTGAATTACTTCCTACAGGCGAGGAAGTGAACAAAATTTCGACTGAATCTTGTGGAGAGATTGAGGCATCTTTAGTTGATGCTGGTAACCCCATGGTTTTTGTTAGAGCTGAGGACTTGGGTTTACGAGGAAATGAAACCCCCGAAGAAATTGACAATAATGAAGAAGCTTTAAAAACCCTTGAAGAAATAAGGGGAAAAGCAGCTGTAATGATGGGAATTGAAACTGATTGGAAACAAGCTGAACAAAATAATCCGGCTTTTCCAATGGTAGCTTTTGTATCACCAGCTTCAGATTCACAACAGGAAAGTGGCATAGATTTCAATTCCCGTTTGATGTTTATGCAGGTTATGCACAAAACTTATGCTGGTACTGGCACCATCTGTACGGGTTCAGCAGCTATGATTAAAGGCACCATTGTTAATCAGGTTATGAGTTCCAAAAAAGACCAAGATGAAGCAACTATTAAGATCGGACATCCAGCAGGATTTATTGAAATTGAAGTCCGGGTCGATGAGGATGAACAAAATGGAAATTGGATATTGAACAAAGCTGCTATTAATCGGACAGCTCGAAGAATTATGGATGGGAACTGTTATATACCAAAAGAAGGCTAG
- a CDS encoding cobalamin-dependent protein (Presence of a B(12) (cobalamin)-binding domain implies dependence on cobalamin itself, in one of its several forms, or in some unusual lineages, dependence on a cobalamin-like analog.): protein MSSERPNTKRIIREDIDRIRAYEKAFDVDMPYIGEDGEIKNLPDPFPREVNGVVRSGYRLTELGRQAEKEKMPVMNPILGRNTAEETFKESKIMYDKAEELGVQMFHFVHSEATRHIDPLDGIELVEQSRGKGGITPKGEREYVQMGGGSVHPMRINATGDTPHISILNSLMAGFDGTDIGPVIHVHFGGRGIHDYKTKVTNSYKAIQICAENNIFVQLDSHKHVNNILGTDGMALAMCLLSEGLAVKAGLDRALSAIQMNVGGINLLADIAVMKAFKETTWSEFIIVVPETFQDPPADFRAEQAHFARMAVSAKLGEANFYRPKAAESVGIPTGESMSKAIWASQNVFESMYQTEINDPFIEKRKEEIQTEAMAVLSAALKMDRMLSPEEITEEFWQQFDSEELIDLIVTAGKSGVLDTPRAGGWDLQRYVKTHRDQDGIRRYIPGCTPQGVDEQYMPIAKEDVEPPKETEVIHDEKIVLATVGADAHVIGINKVKEACEEAGYEVIFLRGMNLPEAVAEVAAETQAKLVGVSNLLGLGGSLYPRVDQRLRELGLRDEVHLMAGGRIAEKEEEHKEYEERIEKEGPGFLGVDVFFGPGSSYEEIVDWINTKLGNK from the coding sequence ATGAGTAGTGAAAGGCCAAATACTAAGCGAATTATTCGTGAAGATATTGACAGAATAAGAGCTTATGAAAAGGCTTTTGATGTGGATATGCCCTATATTGGCGAGGACGGAGAAATTAAAAACTTGCCAGACCCATTTCCTAGAGAAGTTAATGGAGTAGTTAGAAGCGGTTACCGCTTAACAGAACTAGGGAGACAGGCTGAAAAAGAGAAAATGCCAGTTATGAACCCAATTTTAGGCAGGAATACAGCTGAAGAAACCTTCAAAGAATCCAAGATTATGTACGACAAAGCTGAAGAACTAGGCGTTCAAATGTTTCATTTCGTTCACTCTGAGGCCACTCGGCATATAGATCCTTTAGATGGAATAGAGTTGGTTGAACAGTCACGTGGTAAAGGTGGAATTACACCTAAAGGTGAAAGAGAGTATGTTCAAATGGGTGGTGGAAGTGTCCATCCCATGAGGATAAATGCAACTGGGGACACTCCTCATATTTCGATTTTGAATTCATTGATGGCAGGTTTTGATGGAACAGATATTGGACCAGTTATTCACGTTCATTTCGGAGGCCGAGGAATTCATGACTACAAGACTAAGGTGACTAACAGTTACAAAGCAATTCAAATTTGTGCAGAAAATAATATCTTTGTTCAATTGGATTCACACAAGCATGTAAATAATATTTTAGGTACTGACGGAATGGCCCTGGCCATGTGTTTATTATCCGAAGGTTTGGCAGTTAAAGCTGGGTTGGATAGAGCTTTAAGTGCTATTCAGATGAACGTAGGTGGTATCAACCTGTTAGCTGATATAGCAGTAATGAAAGCATTTAAAGAGACGACCTGGAGTGAGTTTATTATCGTTGTACCTGAAACGTTCCAGGATCCACCAGCAGATTTTAGGGCAGAGCAGGCTCACTTTGCTAGAATGGCAGTCAGTGCCAAATTGGGAGAAGCTAACTTTTACAGGCCTAAAGCAGCAGAATCAGTAGGTATTCCAACAGGCGAATCAATGTCAAAGGCCATTTGGGCATCTCAGAATGTCTTTGAGAGCATGTATCAAACTGAGATAAATGATCCCTTTATCGAGAAGAGAAAAGAAGAAATCCAAACAGAAGCCATGGCAGTACTATCAGCAGCTCTCAAAATGGATAGAATGTTATCGCCTGAAGAAATCACCGAAGAATTTTGGCAACAGTTTGATTCAGAAGAGCTGATAGATCTTATTGTCACTGCTGGAAAGAGCGGAGTTCTAGATACACCAAGAGCAGGTGGATGGGATCTACAGAGATACGTAAAAACTCATAGGGATCAGGATGGAATACGCAGATATATTCCGGGTTGTACACCTCAAGGTGTAGATGAGCAGTATATGCCGATAGCGAAAGAAGATGTAGAACCACCTAAAGAAACTGAAGTCATCCACGATGAAAAAATAGTCCTTGCTACAGTAGGCGCGGATGCCCATGTAATTGGTATAAACAAGGTTAAAGAAGCATGTGAAGAAGCCGGTTACGAAGTTATTTTCTTAAGAGGAATGAACTTACCAGAGGCGGTAGCCGAAGTTGCTGCCGAAACCCAAGCGAAATTGGTGGGAGTCAGTAATTTACTTGGTCTAGGTGGCTCATTGTATCCGCGAGTTGATCAAAGGCTAAGAGAACTTGGTTTAAGAGATGAAGTTCACTTGATGGCCGGAGGCCGAATAGCGGAAAAAGAAGAGGAACACAAAGAGTACGAAGAAAGAATCGAAAAAGAAGGTCCTGGCTTTTTAGGTGTAGATGTTTTCTTTGGACCTGGTAGTTCTTATGAAGAGATTGTAGATTGGATTAATACAAAACTCGGCAATAAATAA
- a CDS encoding 3-isopropylmalate dehydratase, producing the protein MNKTRETRKEFSPMQDERFRGKAFVLGDNIDTDQILPGYAMSAPKEQLRHYVLKGSSIPDFSERVQQGDIIIGGDNFGCGSSREQAPIALKDAGVSAIIAKSFARIFRRNAINIGLPVLYGDVVEEIETGDEVQLKIYQYKLENITKDKTFQLEELSQVTMETLEAGGLINKVKMILNIRGDMNE; encoded by the coding sequence ATGAATAAGACAAGAGAGACAAGGAAAGAGTTTTCGCCGATGCAAGATGAAAGGTTTAGAGGAAAAGCTTTTGTATTGGGGGATAATATAGATACAGATCAAATTTTACCAGGATACGCCATGTCAGCACCAAAGGAACAGCTGAGACACTACGTTTTAAAAGGTAGTTCAATACCTGATTTTTCGGAGCGAGTACAGCAGGGTGACATTATCATAGGTGGAGACAATTTTGGTTGTGGTTCTAGCAGGGAGCAAGCTCCTATAGCTTTAAAAGATGCGGGTGTTTCAGCAATTATTGCTAAATCTTTTGCCAGGATTTTTAGAAGGAATGCAATAAATATCGGTCTTCCTGTATTATATGGTGATGTGGTGGAAGAAATAGAAACAGGGGATGAAGTGCAATTAAAAATATATCAGTATAAGTTGGAAAATATCACAAAAGATAAAACTTTCCAACTAGAGGAGCTATCACAAGTCACCATGGAAACACTGGAAGCCGGTGGACTGATCAACAAAGTCAAAATGATATTAAATATAAGAGGTGATATGAATGAGTAG
- a CDS encoding 3-isopropylmalate dehydratase large subunit has translation MNIIERLIAEKAGRDHVEVGEEVSCYADLVVAHDVTGPLAVERFYDIGTDRLFDPKKVAFVIDHNIPASSVQSRQQHKSVKEFAKKTGARLYDRSDGVIHQVIYEQGLYQKGQLVVGADSHTCTAGASGALSVAVGSTELAAVMALGTIDLEVPDTYLIQIDGELPQGVYAKDIILTILGKFGTNGFTDKAVIFGGGGITNLSIDEKMTISNMAIEMGAMIGYVDQGEEIGSVKESYTIKASELEPVAACPASPGNVKPISQVAGTEIDQVVIGSCTNGRFSDMEIAAKVLDGKRISENVDMIVIPASEKVLVEMEKREITETLRNAGAVITNPGCGPCYGAHQGLLAPGEVGLSTTNRNFPGRMGHPEAEIYLVSPRTAVESALTGKITLSKERLNE, from the coding sequence ATGAATATCATTGAAAGATTAATAGCAGAAAAAGCTGGTAGAGATCATGTTGAAGTAGGGGAAGAAGTCTCTTGCTATGCAGACCTTGTAGTTGCCCACGATGTAACCGGACCATTAGCTGTAGAAAGATTTTACGATATAGGAACAGATAGACTATTTGATCCCAAGAAAGTAGCCTTTGTTATTGATCACAACATTCCGGCTTCATCTGTACAGTCACGTCAGCAGCATAAATCAGTGAAAGAATTCGCTAAAAAGACAGGAGCTAGATTATACGATCGAAGTGACGGTGTGATCCATCAGGTAATTTATGAACAGGGCCTCTATCAAAAAGGCCAACTGGTAGTTGGAGCCGATTCTCACACCTGCACAGCCGGTGCATCTGGGGCTTTATCTGTAGCTGTTGGTTCTACAGAACTGGCCGCTGTTATGGCTCTTGGAACCATCGATTTGGAAGTACCGGACACTTACCTGATTCAAATCGATGGAGAGTTACCTCAAGGAGTATACGCTAAAGATATCATTTTAACTATTCTAGGTAAGTTTGGGACTAATGGTTTTACTGATAAAGCTGTGATTTTTGGCGGTGGTGGTATAACGAATTTGAGTATAGATGAGAAAATGACTATTTCAAATATGGCTATTGAAATGGGAGCTATGATTGGATATGTGGATCAAGGGGAAGAAATTGGTTCTGTTAAGGAAAGCTATACAATAAAAGCTTCCGAATTAGAACCCGTGGCTGCTTGCCCTGCTTCTCCCGGAAATGTTAAGCCAATTTCACAAGTGGCCGGGACCGAAATTGACCAAGTAGTTATAGGTAGCTGTACTAACGGAAGGTTCAGTGATATGGAAATAGCTGCCAAAGTACTAGATGGGAAAAGAATTTCCGAAAATGTTGATATGATAGTGATTCCAGCTTCTGAAAAAGTGTTGGTTGAAATGGAAAAGAGAGAAATTACCGAAACACTTAGAAACGCAGGGGCAGTGATTACAAACCCTGGTTGTGGACCTTGTTATGGTGCTCATCAAGGTTTACTGGCACCTGGAGAGGTTGGTCTATCGACTACCAATAGAAATTTCCCCGGGAGGATGGGACATCCTGAAGCCGAAATTTATTTGGTCTCTCCTCGAACAGCAGTTGAGAGCGCTTTGACAGGAAAAATCACATTATCAAAGGAGCGGTTAAATGAATAA